In one window of Carassius auratus strain Wakin chromosome 28, ASM336829v1, whole genome shotgun sequence DNA:
- the LOC113047244 gene encoding histone-arginine methyltransferase CARM1-like isoform X7, with product MAVSVFPGVRLLSIGDANGDIQRHSEQQPLRLEIKINQDVALISLSNNEETCVFKCSVSRETECSRVGKQSFIITLGCNSVLLQFASPGDFSSFYNLLKNCRGHGGEHSVFSERTEESSAVQYFQFYGYLSQQQNMMQDYVRTGTYQRAILQNHTDFKDKVVLDVGCGSGILSFFAAQAGARKVYAVEASTMAQHAEVLVNSNRLSERVVVIPGKVEEVSLPEQVDIIISEPMGYMLFNERMLESYLHAKKYLKPNGKMFPTIGDVHLAPFTDEQLYMEQFTKANFWYQPSFHGVDLSALRGAAVDEYFRQPIVDTFDIRILMAKSVKYTVNFLEAKEEDLYKIEIPFKFHMMHSGLVHGLAFWFDVAFIGSAMTVWLSTAPTEPLTHWYQVRCLLQSPLFAKAGDTMSGTAHLIANKRQSYDISIVAQVDQTGSKSSNLLDLKNPFFRYTGTTPAPPPGSHYSSPSENMWNTGGTYSMNQGMAVSGMPTAYDLSTVIGGSGTTVAHNNLIPIGATTAQQGPSSSSPYYPITNQFTMGGPAISMASPMAIPSNTMHYGS from the exons ATGGCGGTGTCGGTGTTCCCAGGCGTGCGCCTGCTCTCCATCGGAGACGCCAACGGAGACATACAGAGACATTCAGAGCAGCAGCCTCTGCGGCTAGAAATCAAGATCAACCAGGACGTGGCTCTCATAAGCCTCTCGAACA ATGAGGAGACGTGCGTCTTTAAGTGTTCAGTATCACGAGAGACTGAATGCAGTCGTGTTGGGAAGCAGTCCTTCATCATTACTCTGGGCTGTAACAGTGTCCTCCTGCAGTTTGCATCTCCAGGAG ATTTCTCGTCGTTCTATAACCTCCTGAAGAACTGTCGTGGACACGGGGGTGAACACTCGGTCTTCAGTGAGAGGACGGAGGAGTCCTCAGCTGTACAGTATTTCCAG ttttatggCTACCTCTCTCAACAACAAAACATGATGCAGGATTACGTGCGAACTGGAACATATCAACGGGCCATCCTCCAGAATCACACTGACTTCAAGGATAAA GTGGTGCTGGATGTAGGCTGTGGCTCTGGGATTCTGTCCTTTTTCGCAGCTCAGGCTGGTGCTCGTAAAGTGTATGCTGTGGAGGCCAGTACCATGGCTCAACATGCAGAG GTTCTTGTGAACAGTAACAGGCTGTCAGAGCGTGTTGTGGTGATTCCTGGGAAAGTGGAGGAGGTGTCTCTACCTGAGCAGGTGGACATAATCATCTCTGAACCCATGGGCTACATGCTGTTCAACGAAAGGATGCTGGAGAGCTACCTGCATGCCAAAAAGTACCTCAAGCCCAACG GCAAAATGTTTCCCACAATCGGAGACGTGCACCTCGCCCCTTTCACAGATGAGCAGCTTTATATGGAGCAGTTTACAAAGGCCAATTTCTG GTACCAGCCGTCCTTCCATGGGGTGGATCTGTCTGCGCTGAGAGGAGCTGCAGTAGACGAATACTTCAGACAGCCGATTGTG GACACGTTTGATATCAGGATCCTGATGGCCAAATCAGTGAAGTacacagtgaactttttagaagCTAAAGAAGAGGATCTTTACAA GATAGAGATCCCCTTCAAATTCCACATGATGCACTCAGGGCTTGTTCATGGGCTGGCTTTTTGGTTTGATGTCGCATTCATTGGATCAGC GATGACGGTGTGGCTCTCCACGGCCCCCACAGAGCCCCTCACTCACTGGTACCAGGTGCGCTGTCTGCTGCAGTCCCCTCTCTTTGCCAAGGCAGGGGACACCATGTCAGGCACCGCACATTTAATCGCCAACAAGAG ACAGAGCTATGACATTAGTATTGTTGCTCAAGTGGACCAGACCGGCTCCAAGTCCAGTAATCTGCTTGACCTCAAGAACCCCTTCTTCCG GTACACGGGCACAACACCGGCCCCTCCTCCAGGTTCACACTACTCCTCCCCGTCGGAGAACATGTGGAACACTGGGGGAACCTACAGCATGAACCAAGGCATGGCTGTGTCAG GGATGCCCACAGCCTATGATCTCAGCACCGTCATTGGCGGCAGCGGGACTACAGTGGCCCACAACAACCTCATCCCCATTG GGGCCACGACTGCCCAGCAGGGTCCTAGCAGCAGCAGTCCGTATTACCCCATCACCAACCAGTTCACCATGGGCGGCCCGGCTATCTCCATGGCATCTCCTATGGCTATCCCCAGCAACACCATGCACTACGGGAGCTAA
- the LOC113047244 gene encoding histone-arginine methyltransferase CARM1-like isoform X1, protein MAVSVFPGVRLLSIGDANGDIQRHSEQQPLRLEIKINQDVALISLSNNEETCVFKCSVSRETECSRVGKQSFIITLGCNSVLLQFASPGDFSSFYNLLKNCRGHGGEHSVFSERTEESSAVQYFQFYGYLSQQQNMMQDYVRTGTYQRAILQNHTDFKDKVVLDVGCGSGILSFFAAQAGARKVYAVEASTMAQHAEVLVNSNRLSERVVVIPGKVEEVSLPEQVDIIISEPMGYMLFNERMLESYLHAKKYLKPNGKMFPTIGDVHLAPFTDEQLYMEQFTKANFWYQPSFHGVDLSALRGAAVDEYFRQPIVDTFDIRILMAKSVKYTVNFLEAKEEDLYKIEIPFKFHMMHSGLVHGLAFWFDVAFIGSAMTVWLSTAPTEPLTHWYQVRCLLQSPLFAKAGDTMSGTAHLIANKRQSYDISIVAQVDQTGSKSSNLLDLKNPFFRYTGTTPAPPPGSHYSSPSENMWNTGGTYSMNQGMAVSGMPTAYDLSTVIGGSGTTVAHNNLIPIGTDTHALNTGIVNHTHSRMGSIMSTGIVQGATTAQQGPSSSSPYYPITNQFTMGGPAISMASPMAIPSNTMHYGS, encoded by the exons ATGGCGGTGTCGGTGTTCCCAGGCGTGCGCCTGCTCTCCATCGGAGACGCCAACGGAGACATACAGAGACATTCAGAGCAGCAGCCTCTGCGGCTAGAAATCAAGATCAACCAGGACGTGGCTCTCATAAGCCTCTCGAACA ATGAGGAGACGTGCGTCTTTAAGTGTTCAGTATCACGAGAGACTGAATGCAGTCGTGTTGGGAAGCAGTCCTTCATCATTACTCTGGGCTGTAACAGTGTCCTCCTGCAGTTTGCATCTCCAGGAG ATTTCTCGTCGTTCTATAACCTCCTGAAGAACTGTCGTGGACACGGGGGTGAACACTCGGTCTTCAGTGAGAGGACGGAGGAGTCCTCAGCTGTACAGTATTTCCAG ttttatggCTACCTCTCTCAACAACAAAACATGATGCAGGATTACGTGCGAACTGGAACATATCAACGGGCCATCCTCCAGAATCACACTGACTTCAAGGATAAA GTGGTGCTGGATGTAGGCTGTGGCTCTGGGATTCTGTCCTTTTTCGCAGCTCAGGCTGGTGCTCGTAAAGTGTATGCTGTGGAGGCCAGTACCATGGCTCAACATGCAGAG GTTCTTGTGAACAGTAACAGGCTGTCAGAGCGTGTTGTGGTGATTCCTGGGAAAGTGGAGGAGGTGTCTCTACCTGAGCAGGTGGACATAATCATCTCTGAACCCATGGGCTACATGCTGTTCAACGAAAGGATGCTGGAGAGCTACCTGCATGCCAAAAAGTACCTCAAGCCCAACG GCAAAATGTTTCCCACAATCGGAGACGTGCACCTCGCCCCTTTCACAGATGAGCAGCTTTATATGGAGCAGTTTACAAAGGCCAATTTCTG GTACCAGCCGTCCTTCCATGGGGTGGATCTGTCTGCGCTGAGAGGAGCTGCAGTAGACGAATACTTCAGACAGCCGATTGTG GACACGTTTGATATCAGGATCCTGATGGCCAAATCAGTGAAGTacacagtgaactttttagaagCTAAAGAAGAGGATCTTTACAA GATAGAGATCCCCTTCAAATTCCACATGATGCACTCAGGGCTTGTTCATGGGCTGGCTTTTTGGTTTGATGTCGCATTCATTGGATCAGC GATGACGGTGTGGCTCTCCACGGCCCCCACAGAGCCCCTCACTCACTGGTACCAGGTGCGCTGTCTGCTGCAGTCCCCTCTCTTTGCCAAGGCAGGGGACACCATGTCAGGCACCGCACATTTAATCGCCAACAAGAG ACAGAGCTATGACATTAGTATTGTTGCTCAAGTGGACCAGACCGGCTCCAAGTCCAGTAATCTGCTTGACCTCAAGAACCCCTTCTTCCG GTACACGGGCACAACACCGGCCCCTCCTCCAGGTTCACACTACTCCTCCCCGTCGGAGAACATGTGGAACACTGGGGGAACCTACAGCATGAACCAAGGCATGGCTGTGTCAG GGATGCCCACAGCCTATGATCTCAGCACCGTCATTGGCGGCAGCGGGACTACAGTGGCCCACAACAACCTCATCCCCATTGGTACAGACACGCATGCAC TGAACACGGGGATTGTGAATCACACTCACTCCAGAATGGGTTCAATAATGAGCACGGGAATCGTCCAGG GGGCCACGACTGCCCAGCAGGGTCCTAGCAGCAGCAGTCCGTATTACCCCATCACCAACCAGTTCACCATGGGCGGCCCGGCTATCTCCATGGCATCTCCTATGGCTATCCCCAGCAACACCATGCACTACGGGAGCTAA
- the LOC113047244 gene encoding histone-arginine methyltransferase CARM1-like isoform X8, with amino-acid sequence MAVSVFPGVRLLSIGDANGDIQRHSEQQPLRLEIKINQDVALISLSNNEETCVFKCSVSRETECSRVGKQSFIITLGCNSVLLQFASPGDFSSFYNLLKNCRGHGGEHSVFSERTEESSAVQYFQFYGYLSQQQNMMQDYVRTGTYQRAILQNHTDFKDKVVLDVGCGSGILSFFAAQAGARKVYAVEASTMAQHAEVLVNSNRLSERVVVIPGKVEEVSLPEQVDIIISEPMGYMLFNERMLESYLHAKKYLKPNGKMFPTIGDVHLAPFTDEQLYMEQFTKANFWYQPSFHGVDLSALRGAAVDEYFRQPIVDTFDIRILMAKSVKYTVNFLEAKEEDLYKIEIPFKFHMMHSGLVHGLAFWFDVAFIGSAMTVWLSTAPTEPLTHWYQVRCLLQSPLFAKAGDTMSGTAHLIANKRQSYDISIVAQVDQTGSKSSNLLDLKNPFFRYTGTTPAPPPGSHYSSPSENMWNTGGTYSMNQGMPTAYDLSTVIGGSGTTVAHNNLIPIGATTAQQGPSSSSPYYPITNQFTMGGPAISMASPMAIPSNTMHYGS; translated from the exons ATGGCGGTGTCGGTGTTCCCAGGCGTGCGCCTGCTCTCCATCGGAGACGCCAACGGAGACATACAGAGACATTCAGAGCAGCAGCCTCTGCGGCTAGAAATCAAGATCAACCAGGACGTGGCTCTCATAAGCCTCTCGAACA ATGAGGAGACGTGCGTCTTTAAGTGTTCAGTATCACGAGAGACTGAATGCAGTCGTGTTGGGAAGCAGTCCTTCATCATTACTCTGGGCTGTAACAGTGTCCTCCTGCAGTTTGCATCTCCAGGAG ATTTCTCGTCGTTCTATAACCTCCTGAAGAACTGTCGTGGACACGGGGGTGAACACTCGGTCTTCAGTGAGAGGACGGAGGAGTCCTCAGCTGTACAGTATTTCCAG ttttatggCTACCTCTCTCAACAACAAAACATGATGCAGGATTACGTGCGAACTGGAACATATCAACGGGCCATCCTCCAGAATCACACTGACTTCAAGGATAAA GTGGTGCTGGATGTAGGCTGTGGCTCTGGGATTCTGTCCTTTTTCGCAGCTCAGGCTGGTGCTCGTAAAGTGTATGCTGTGGAGGCCAGTACCATGGCTCAACATGCAGAG GTTCTTGTGAACAGTAACAGGCTGTCAGAGCGTGTTGTGGTGATTCCTGGGAAAGTGGAGGAGGTGTCTCTACCTGAGCAGGTGGACATAATCATCTCTGAACCCATGGGCTACATGCTGTTCAACGAAAGGATGCTGGAGAGCTACCTGCATGCCAAAAAGTACCTCAAGCCCAACG GCAAAATGTTTCCCACAATCGGAGACGTGCACCTCGCCCCTTTCACAGATGAGCAGCTTTATATGGAGCAGTTTACAAAGGCCAATTTCTG GTACCAGCCGTCCTTCCATGGGGTGGATCTGTCTGCGCTGAGAGGAGCTGCAGTAGACGAATACTTCAGACAGCCGATTGTG GACACGTTTGATATCAGGATCCTGATGGCCAAATCAGTGAAGTacacagtgaactttttagaagCTAAAGAAGAGGATCTTTACAA GATAGAGATCCCCTTCAAATTCCACATGATGCACTCAGGGCTTGTTCATGGGCTGGCTTTTTGGTTTGATGTCGCATTCATTGGATCAGC GATGACGGTGTGGCTCTCCACGGCCCCCACAGAGCCCCTCACTCACTGGTACCAGGTGCGCTGTCTGCTGCAGTCCCCTCTCTTTGCCAAGGCAGGGGACACCATGTCAGGCACCGCACATTTAATCGCCAACAAGAG ACAGAGCTATGACATTAGTATTGTTGCTCAAGTGGACCAGACCGGCTCCAAGTCCAGTAATCTGCTTGACCTCAAGAACCCCTTCTTCCG GTACACGGGCACAACACCGGCCCCTCCTCCAGGTTCACACTACTCCTCCCCGTCGGAGAACATGTGGAACACTGGGGGAACCTACAGCATGAACCAAG GGATGCCCACAGCCTATGATCTCAGCACCGTCATTGGCGGCAGCGGGACTACAGTGGCCCACAACAACCTCATCCCCATTG GGGCCACGACTGCCCAGCAGGGTCCTAGCAGCAGCAGTCCGTATTACCCCATCACCAACCAGTTCACCATGGGCGGCCCGGCTATCTCCATGGCATCTCCTATGGCTATCCCCAGCAACACCATGCACTACGGGAGCTAA
- the LOC113047244 gene encoding histone-arginine methyltransferase CARM1-like isoform X3 produces the protein MAVSVFPGVRLLSIGDANGDIQRHSEQQPLRLEIKINQDVALISLSNNEETCVFKCSVSRETECSRVGKQSFIITLGCNSVLLQFASPGDFSSFYNLLKNCRGHGGEHSVFSERTEESSAVQYFQFYGYLSQQQNMMQDYVRTGTYQRAILQNHTDFKDKVVLDVGCGSGILSFFAAQAGARKVYAVEASTMAQHAEVLVNSNRLSERVVVIPGKVEEVSLPEQVDIIISEPMGYMLFNERMLESYLHAKKYLKPNGKMFPTIGDVHLAPFTDEQLYMEQFTKANFWYQPSFHGVDLSALRGAAVDEYFRQPIVDTFDIRILMAKSVKYTVNFLEAKEEDLYKIEIPFKFHMMHSGLVHGLAFWFDVAFIGSAMTVWLSTAPTEPLTHWYQVRCLLQSPLFAKAGDTMSGTAHLIANKRQSYDISIVAQVDQTGSKSSNLLDLKNPFFRYTGTTPAPPPGSHYSSPSENMWNTGGTYSMNQGMAVSGMPTAYDLSTVIGGSGTTVAHNNLIPIVNTGIVNHTHSRMGSIMSTGIVQGATTAQQGPSSSSPYYPITNQFTMGGPAISMASPMAIPSNTMHYGS, from the exons ATGGCGGTGTCGGTGTTCCCAGGCGTGCGCCTGCTCTCCATCGGAGACGCCAACGGAGACATACAGAGACATTCAGAGCAGCAGCCTCTGCGGCTAGAAATCAAGATCAACCAGGACGTGGCTCTCATAAGCCTCTCGAACA ATGAGGAGACGTGCGTCTTTAAGTGTTCAGTATCACGAGAGACTGAATGCAGTCGTGTTGGGAAGCAGTCCTTCATCATTACTCTGGGCTGTAACAGTGTCCTCCTGCAGTTTGCATCTCCAGGAG ATTTCTCGTCGTTCTATAACCTCCTGAAGAACTGTCGTGGACACGGGGGTGAACACTCGGTCTTCAGTGAGAGGACGGAGGAGTCCTCAGCTGTACAGTATTTCCAG ttttatggCTACCTCTCTCAACAACAAAACATGATGCAGGATTACGTGCGAACTGGAACATATCAACGGGCCATCCTCCAGAATCACACTGACTTCAAGGATAAA GTGGTGCTGGATGTAGGCTGTGGCTCTGGGATTCTGTCCTTTTTCGCAGCTCAGGCTGGTGCTCGTAAAGTGTATGCTGTGGAGGCCAGTACCATGGCTCAACATGCAGAG GTTCTTGTGAACAGTAACAGGCTGTCAGAGCGTGTTGTGGTGATTCCTGGGAAAGTGGAGGAGGTGTCTCTACCTGAGCAGGTGGACATAATCATCTCTGAACCCATGGGCTACATGCTGTTCAACGAAAGGATGCTGGAGAGCTACCTGCATGCCAAAAAGTACCTCAAGCCCAACG GCAAAATGTTTCCCACAATCGGAGACGTGCACCTCGCCCCTTTCACAGATGAGCAGCTTTATATGGAGCAGTTTACAAAGGCCAATTTCTG GTACCAGCCGTCCTTCCATGGGGTGGATCTGTCTGCGCTGAGAGGAGCTGCAGTAGACGAATACTTCAGACAGCCGATTGTG GACACGTTTGATATCAGGATCCTGATGGCCAAATCAGTGAAGTacacagtgaactttttagaagCTAAAGAAGAGGATCTTTACAA GATAGAGATCCCCTTCAAATTCCACATGATGCACTCAGGGCTTGTTCATGGGCTGGCTTTTTGGTTTGATGTCGCATTCATTGGATCAGC GATGACGGTGTGGCTCTCCACGGCCCCCACAGAGCCCCTCACTCACTGGTACCAGGTGCGCTGTCTGCTGCAGTCCCCTCTCTTTGCCAAGGCAGGGGACACCATGTCAGGCACCGCACATTTAATCGCCAACAAGAG ACAGAGCTATGACATTAGTATTGTTGCTCAAGTGGACCAGACCGGCTCCAAGTCCAGTAATCTGCTTGACCTCAAGAACCCCTTCTTCCG GTACACGGGCACAACACCGGCCCCTCCTCCAGGTTCACACTACTCCTCCCCGTCGGAGAACATGTGGAACACTGGGGGAACCTACAGCATGAACCAAGGCATGGCTGTGTCAG GGATGCCCACAGCCTATGATCTCAGCACCGTCATTGGCGGCAGCGGGACTACAGTGGCCCACAACAACCTCATCCCCATTG TGAACACGGGGATTGTGAATCACACTCACTCCAGAATGGGTTCAATAATGAGCACGGGAATCGTCCAGG GGGCCACGACTGCCCAGCAGGGTCCTAGCAGCAGCAGTCCGTATTACCCCATCACCAACCAGTTCACCATGGGCGGCCCGGCTATCTCCATGGCATCTCCTATGGCTATCCCCAGCAACACCATGCACTACGGGAGCTAA
- the LOC113047244 gene encoding histone-arginine methyltransferase CARM1-like isoform X4, which translates to MAVSVFPGVRLLSIGDANGDIQRHSEQQPLRLEIKINQDVALISLSNNEETCVFKCSVSRETECSRVGKQSFIITLGCNSVLLQFASPGDFSSFYNLLKNCRGHGGEHSVFSERTEESSAVQYFQFYGYLSQQQNMMQDYVRTGTYQRAILQNHTDFKDKVVLDVGCGSGILSFFAAQAGARKVYAVEASTMAQHAEVLVNSNRLSERVVVIPGKVEEVSLPEQVDIIISEPMGYMLFNERMLESYLHAKKYLKPNGKMFPTIGDVHLAPFTDEQLYMEQFTKANFWYQPSFHGVDLSALRGAAVDEYFRQPIVDTFDIRILMAKSVKYTVNFLEAKEEDLYKIEIPFKFHMMHSGLVHGLAFWFDVAFIGSAMTVWLSTAPTEPLTHWYQVRCLLQSPLFAKAGDTMSGTAHLIANKRQSYDISIVAQVDQTGSKSSNLLDLKNPFFRYTGTTPAPPPGSHYSSPSENMWNTGGTYSMNQGMPTAYDLSTVIGGSGTTVAHNNLIPIVNTGIVNHTHSRMGSIMSTGIVQGATTAQQGPSSSSPYYPITNQFTMGGPAISMASPMAIPSNTMHYGS; encoded by the exons ATGGCGGTGTCGGTGTTCCCAGGCGTGCGCCTGCTCTCCATCGGAGACGCCAACGGAGACATACAGAGACATTCAGAGCAGCAGCCTCTGCGGCTAGAAATCAAGATCAACCAGGACGTGGCTCTCATAAGCCTCTCGAACA ATGAGGAGACGTGCGTCTTTAAGTGTTCAGTATCACGAGAGACTGAATGCAGTCGTGTTGGGAAGCAGTCCTTCATCATTACTCTGGGCTGTAACAGTGTCCTCCTGCAGTTTGCATCTCCAGGAG ATTTCTCGTCGTTCTATAACCTCCTGAAGAACTGTCGTGGACACGGGGGTGAACACTCGGTCTTCAGTGAGAGGACGGAGGAGTCCTCAGCTGTACAGTATTTCCAG ttttatggCTACCTCTCTCAACAACAAAACATGATGCAGGATTACGTGCGAACTGGAACATATCAACGGGCCATCCTCCAGAATCACACTGACTTCAAGGATAAA GTGGTGCTGGATGTAGGCTGTGGCTCTGGGATTCTGTCCTTTTTCGCAGCTCAGGCTGGTGCTCGTAAAGTGTATGCTGTGGAGGCCAGTACCATGGCTCAACATGCAGAG GTTCTTGTGAACAGTAACAGGCTGTCAGAGCGTGTTGTGGTGATTCCTGGGAAAGTGGAGGAGGTGTCTCTACCTGAGCAGGTGGACATAATCATCTCTGAACCCATGGGCTACATGCTGTTCAACGAAAGGATGCTGGAGAGCTACCTGCATGCCAAAAAGTACCTCAAGCCCAACG GCAAAATGTTTCCCACAATCGGAGACGTGCACCTCGCCCCTTTCACAGATGAGCAGCTTTATATGGAGCAGTTTACAAAGGCCAATTTCTG GTACCAGCCGTCCTTCCATGGGGTGGATCTGTCTGCGCTGAGAGGAGCTGCAGTAGACGAATACTTCAGACAGCCGATTGTG GACACGTTTGATATCAGGATCCTGATGGCCAAATCAGTGAAGTacacagtgaactttttagaagCTAAAGAAGAGGATCTTTACAA GATAGAGATCCCCTTCAAATTCCACATGATGCACTCAGGGCTTGTTCATGGGCTGGCTTTTTGGTTTGATGTCGCATTCATTGGATCAGC GATGACGGTGTGGCTCTCCACGGCCCCCACAGAGCCCCTCACTCACTGGTACCAGGTGCGCTGTCTGCTGCAGTCCCCTCTCTTTGCCAAGGCAGGGGACACCATGTCAGGCACCGCACATTTAATCGCCAACAAGAG ACAGAGCTATGACATTAGTATTGTTGCTCAAGTGGACCAGACCGGCTCCAAGTCCAGTAATCTGCTTGACCTCAAGAACCCCTTCTTCCG GTACACGGGCACAACACCGGCCCCTCCTCCAGGTTCACACTACTCCTCCCCGTCGGAGAACATGTGGAACACTGGGGGAACCTACAGCATGAACCAAG GGATGCCCACAGCCTATGATCTCAGCACCGTCATTGGCGGCAGCGGGACTACAGTGGCCCACAACAACCTCATCCCCATTG TGAACACGGGGATTGTGAATCACACTCACTCCAGAATGGGTTCAATAATGAGCACGGGAATCGTCCAGG GGGCCACGACTGCCCAGCAGGGTCCTAGCAGCAGCAGTCCGTATTACCCCATCACCAACCAGTTCACCATGGGCGGCCCGGCTATCTCCATGGCATCTCCTATGGCTATCCCCAGCAACACCATGCACTACGGGAGCTAA
- the LOC113047244 gene encoding histone-arginine methyltransferase CARM1-like isoform X2: MAVSVFPGVRLLSIGDANGDIQRHSEQQPLRLEIKINQDVALISLSNNEETCVFKCSVSRETECSRVGKQSFIITLGCNSVLLQFASPGDFSSFYNLLKNCRGHGGEHSVFSERTEESSAVQYFQFYGYLSQQQNMMQDYVRTGTYQRAILQNHTDFKDKVVLDVGCGSGILSFFAAQAGARKVYAVEASTMAQHAEVLVNSNRLSERVVVIPGKVEEVSLPEQVDIIISEPMGYMLFNERMLESYLHAKKYLKPNGKMFPTIGDVHLAPFTDEQLYMEQFTKANFWYQPSFHGVDLSALRGAAVDEYFRQPIVDTFDIRILMAKSVKYTVNFLEAKEEDLYKIEIPFKFHMMHSGLVHGLAFWFDVAFIGSAMTVWLSTAPTEPLTHWYQVRCLLQSPLFAKAGDTMSGTAHLIANKRQSYDISIVAQVDQTGSKSSNLLDLKNPFFRYTGTTPAPPPGSHYSSPSENMWNTGGTYSMNQGMPTAYDLSTVIGGSGTTVAHNNLIPIGTDTHALNTGIVNHTHSRMGSIMSTGIVQGATTAQQGPSSSSPYYPITNQFTMGGPAISMASPMAIPSNTMHYGS; the protein is encoded by the exons ATGGCGGTGTCGGTGTTCCCAGGCGTGCGCCTGCTCTCCATCGGAGACGCCAACGGAGACATACAGAGACATTCAGAGCAGCAGCCTCTGCGGCTAGAAATCAAGATCAACCAGGACGTGGCTCTCATAAGCCTCTCGAACA ATGAGGAGACGTGCGTCTTTAAGTGTTCAGTATCACGAGAGACTGAATGCAGTCGTGTTGGGAAGCAGTCCTTCATCATTACTCTGGGCTGTAACAGTGTCCTCCTGCAGTTTGCATCTCCAGGAG ATTTCTCGTCGTTCTATAACCTCCTGAAGAACTGTCGTGGACACGGGGGTGAACACTCGGTCTTCAGTGAGAGGACGGAGGAGTCCTCAGCTGTACAGTATTTCCAG ttttatggCTACCTCTCTCAACAACAAAACATGATGCAGGATTACGTGCGAACTGGAACATATCAACGGGCCATCCTCCAGAATCACACTGACTTCAAGGATAAA GTGGTGCTGGATGTAGGCTGTGGCTCTGGGATTCTGTCCTTTTTCGCAGCTCAGGCTGGTGCTCGTAAAGTGTATGCTGTGGAGGCCAGTACCATGGCTCAACATGCAGAG GTTCTTGTGAACAGTAACAGGCTGTCAGAGCGTGTTGTGGTGATTCCTGGGAAAGTGGAGGAGGTGTCTCTACCTGAGCAGGTGGACATAATCATCTCTGAACCCATGGGCTACATGCTGTTCAACGAAAGGATGCTGGAGAGCTACCTGCATGCCAAAAAGTACCTCAAGCCCAACG GCAAAATGTTTCCCACAATCGGAGACGTGCACCTCGCCCCTTTCACAGATGAGCAGCTTTATATGGAGCAGTTTACAAAGGCCAATTTCTG GTACCAGCCGTCCTTCCATGGGGTGGATCTGTCTGCGCTGAGAGGAGCTGCAGTAGACGAATACTTCAGACAGCCGATTGTG GACACGTTTGATATCAGGATCCTGATGGCCAAATCAGTGAAGTacacagtgaactttttagaagCTAAAGAAGAGGATCTTTACAA GATAGAGATCCCCTTCAAATTCCACATGATGCACTCAGGGCTTGTTCATGGGCTGGCTTTTTGGTTTGATGTCGCATTCATTGGATCAGC GATGACGGTGTGGCTCTCCACGGCCCCCACAGAGCCCCTCACTCACTGGTACCAGGTGCGCTGTCTGCTGCAGTCCCCTCTCTTTGCCAAGGCAGGGGACACCATGTCAGGCACCGCACATTTAATCGCCAACAAGAG ACAGAGCTATGACATTAGTATTGTTGCTCAAGTGGACCAGACCGGCTCCAAGTCCAGTAATCTGCTTGACCTCAAGAACCCCTTCTTCCG GTACACGGGCACAACACCGGCCCCTCCTCCAGGTTCACACTACTCCTCCCCGTCGGAGAACATGTGGAACACTGGGGGAACCTACAGCATGAACCAAG GGATGCCCACAGCCTATGATCTCAGCACCGTCATTGGCGGCAGCGGGACTACAGTGGCCCACAACAACCTCATCCCCATTGGTACAGACACGCATGCAC TGAACACGGGGATTGTGAATCACACTCACTCCAGAATGGGTTCAATAATGAGCACGGGAATCGTCCAGG GGGCCACGACTGCCCAGCAGGGTCCTAGCAGCAGCAGTCCGTATTACCCCATCACCAACCAGTTCACCATGGGCGGCCCGGCTATCTCCATGGCATCTCCTATGGCTATCCCCAGCAACACCATGCACTACGGGAGCTAA